One genomic region from Artemia franciscana chromosome 17, ASM3288406v1, whole genome shotgun sequence encodes:
- the LOC136038196 gene encoding uncharacterized protein LOC136038196, giving the protein MMHCLLSVFKMENYQSMLDLIIEQLRLPKLNGKEENVEVAEQDALIVVSNRLPFIITKNPLTGDVERKSSAGGLVTAVAPVVAQCKGKWVGWTGVFYGPNEEPDPIPEADINDKTPTAGIKAEQIVPVYCDEKRFKNYYDGCCNGGLWPLFHSMQDRAVFSDDHWQDYVAVNELFAEKTVEAIRNVREANSNVTPLIWIHDSQLMLAASTIRELSKKDDIPIKIGFFLHIPFPPFDIFSICPWSKDILCGLLECGVIGFHTEGYCLNFIDCCHRQLSCRVDRSAGIIEYKDRHIRVRAMPIGIPYDRFVQLAEEAPRVIKRTTETVILGVERLDYTKGLIHRLQAFEKLLEDHPEYIEKVYFMQITVPSRTNVQEYQDLKQEIDQLVGKINGKFSTANWSPVRYIYGCIPQSELASYYRDASVALVTPLRDGMNLVCKEFVACQTGDPGVLVLSRFTGAAELMQEALLCSPYKIEEVAEALHKALQMPLEERTMRMQSLQRREKKNDVNTWMYMFMQAMESNLLKPDQKIITPTSYEEIDRYLNYHLGNAETVALLLDYDGTLAPITTHPNLAVLPDETRETLERLSNLSDVFIAVISGRDVNDVKEKVGIKTITYAGNHGLSILFPDGSRFLCPIPKEYEQKLTLLSRDLEAQVCQDDAWVENKGLTLTWHYRNTPETKRALLIATAKSLIIGYGFHCVTAHGALEARPPIDWNKGYSAFYILKSAYGPDWNQKVRVIYAGDDSTDEDALKILKTTGATFRVTTNPTLQTYADMRIPDTDSVLTLLKWVERFMSRRAPKALPIPPLTSSDQASPLQRQVNLDLSMPLNGSSHENTVDKEEI; this is encoded by the coding sequence ATGATGCATTGTTTGCTATCTGTCTTCAAAATGGAAAATTATCAAAGCATgttagatttaattattgagcAACTTAGATTGCCAAAATTAAACGGCAAGGAAGAAAATGTCGAAGTAGCTGAGCAAGATGCGTTGATAGTCGTTTCAAATCGTTTACCATTCATCATAACTAAGAACCCTTTAACTGGAGATGTTGAGCGAAAGTCGAGCGCAGGTGGCTTAGTGACAGCTGTTGCTCCAGTGGTTGCGCAGTGTAAAGGAAAATGGGTAGGATGGACAGGAGTGTTCTATGGCCCAAACGAAGAGCCAGACCCTATCCCAGAAGCTgatataaatgacaaaactCCTACTGCTGGAATTAAAGCTGAACAGATTGTTCCAGTGTATTGTGATGAGAAGCGTTTCAAAAATTACTATGATGGGTGCTGTAATGGTGGACTTTGGCCTTTGTTTCATTCAATGCAAGACAGAGCTGTGTTCTCAGATGATCATTGGCAAGATTATGTGGCTGTGAATGAACTTTTTGCAGAGAAGACTGTCGAGGCCATACGTAATGTACGGGAAGCAAATTCAAATGTAACTCCTCTGATTTGGATACATGATTCTCAGCTCATGCTAGCAGCAAGTACAATTAGAGAGCTATCAAAAAAGGATGACATTCCAattaaaattggtttttttcttcatattccGTTCCCACCTTTCGACATTTTCAGTATTTGTCCTTGGAGTAAAGATATTTTATGTGGGTTGCTGGAATGTGGTGTAATTGGTTTTCATACTGAAGGctattgtttgaattttattgaTTGTTGCCACAGACAATTGAGTTGCAGAGTTGATCGATCAGCCGGGATCATTGAATATAAAGATAGGCATATACGAGTGCGTGCTATGCCCATCGGTATTCCTTATGATAGGTTTGTCCAACTGGCTGAGGAAGCTCCAAGAGTAATAAAGCGAACAACAGAAACTGTCATCTTAGGAGTCGAGCGACTTGACTACACTAAAGGTCTTATCCACCGCTTGCAGGCTTTCGAAAAGCTACTTGAAGACCATCCGGAGTATATAGAAAAAGTCTATTTTATGCAGATCACTGTACCGTCTCGAACTAATGTGCAGGAATATCAGGATCTCAAACAGGAAATTGATCAGCTTGTTGGAAAAATTAACGGTAAATTTAGTACTGCAAATTGGTCACCGGTTCGGTATATTTATGGATGTATACCTCAGAGCGAGTTGGCTTCTTATTACCGTGACGCTTCAGTAGCTTTAGTTACACCCCTTCGTGATGGTATGAATTTAGTTTGCAAGGAATTTGTTGCCTGCCAAACTGGCGACCCTGGTGTCTTAGTTCTATCGCGATTTACTGGAGCAGCAGAGTTGATGCAGGAGGCGTTGCTGTGCAGTCCATACAAAATTGAAGAGGTTGCTGAGGCTCTACATAAAGCACTTCAAATGCCTCTTGAAGAAAGAACTATGAGGATGCAAAGCCTACAGCGAAGGGAAAAAAAGAATGACGTAAATACATGGATGTACATGTTCATGCAAGCAATGGAATCTAATTTGCTTAAGCCAGaccaaaaaattataacacCAACAAGTTACGAAGAGATAGACCGATACTTAAATTATCATCTTGGTAATGCAGAAACAGTGGCACTGCTACTTGATTATGACGGTACCCTGGCACCTATAACCACCCACCCAAACCTGGCAGTCTTACCCGACGAAACTCGTGAAACGCTAGAAAGACTGTCAAATTTATCAGATGTCTTTATTGCGGTTATTTCTGGGCGAGACGTGAATGATGTCAAGGAAAAGGTTGGGATTAAGACAATAACTTATGCTGGTAATCATGGTTTATCAATTTTGTTCCCAGACGGCTCTAGATTTTTATGCCCTATACCTAAGGaatacgaacaaaaattaactcTCCTTTCCCGAGATCTCGAGGCTCAGGTTTGTCAAGATGATGCCTGGGTGGAGAATAAAGGACTTACTTTGACATGGCATTACAGAAACACCCCAGAGACAAAACGAGCTCTTTTGATTGCCACAGCAAAGAGTTTAATAATAGGTTATGGATTCCACTGTGTCACAGCGCATGGTGCTTTAGAAGCCCGACCTCCTATTGACTGGAATAAAGGTTATTCTGCTTTTTATATCCTAAAGTCTGCTTATGGTCCCGATTGGAACCAAAAAGTGAGGGTAATTTATGCTGGAGATGACAGCACTGATGAAGATGCACTTAAAATTCTTAAAACGACCGGTGCAACATTCCGAGTAACTACAAATCCTACTCTTCAAACTTATGCTGATATGCGGATCCCAGATACTGATTCCGTTTTGACTCTTCTCAAATGGGTCGAGCGCTTCATGTCTCGTCGTGCACCCAAAGCACTTCCGATACCCCCATTAACTTCATCTGATCAAGCTAGTCCACTTCAAAGGCAGGTTAATCTTGATTTGTCAATGCCATTGAATGGTTCCTCCCATGAAAATACCGTTGATAAGGAAGAGATTTAA